The sequence below is a genomic window from uncultured Methanobrevibacter sp..
TTATTAGGTTGAATATATACACCAGTCAATCTTGCAACCAGTTTAGAAACATCATAAATCTGATTTATTTTGATATTTGTGGAATAATCAGGAAGCAGTCTGTCAATACTTACGACACATTCCTCAAAAGAGGTATTTCCTGCCCTTTCACCAATTCCATTAATGGTGGTATGGATTTCAGATGCACCTCCTTTTATGGCAGATAACGTATTGGCAACTGCAAGACCAAAATCATTATGACAATGACAGGAGACAGGCACTTGAATATCATTTAACTTAGAAAACAGATCATAGGAAGTATCAGGTGTTAATATGCCCACAGTATCACAAACACATATCCTGTCTGCGCCATGCTCAATTGCACTTAGATAAACACTCTTTAGAAAATCAACATCACTTCTGGAAGCATCTTCAGCAGACAGTTCAACTGTTAAACCATGATCTTTACAGTAGTCAACAGCATTGTTTGATAAATCCAGAAGTTCATCCGGGGAAATCTTCAGTTTATCTGCAATGTGCAAATCTGATGTTGGAACAACCAGATTGACAGCATCAACATCACAATCCAGACAGTAATCTATATCAACGGTTAAAGGTCTTGAAAAACTTAAAATTTCTGCATTGAAACCTTGAGAAGTAATTTCTTTTATGGAATCCCGTTCACCCTGAGAGGTTATAGCAGAACCTGCTTCTATAAACTCAACACCAATTTCATCAAGCTTATTTGCAATTCTAAATTTTTCTTTGGATGTTAAGGAAACACCAGGAGTTTGTTCTCCATCACGTAAAGTAGTGTCTAATATTTTGATATTCAAAAAAATCACCTGAAAATATTGCAATAAGGGTATTATGTAAAAAAAGAATATTGAAAAAAACGATGCAAAAAAAGTAATTAATTATTGTAATAGAAAGCTTGCAGCGAAATGAAATTCCCATAGAAAACCATAGTACACAAACAAAACACAAAAGGACTTCACTACTGGGATCGAAACGAGACCAGATGACCGCAATACTTACTATTACATATGAGTATGAAAATTAAATTATAATAAATGTACAAGTTCACCCAAACTGTTAACACCTAACCAAATCATTATTAGACTATATATCACTTGAATAAGATCAATAT
It includes:
- a CDS encoding (R)-citramalate synthase, with amino-acid sequence MNIKILDTTLRDGEQTPGVSLTSKEKFRIANKLDEIGVEFIEAGSAITSQGERDSIKEITSQGFNAEILSFSRPLTVDIDYCLDCDVDAVNLVVPTSDLHIADKLKISPDELLDLSNNAVDYCKDHGLTVELSAEDASRSDVDFLKSVYLSAIEHGADRICVCDTVGILTPDTSYDLFSKLNDIQVPVSCHCHNDFGLAVANTLSAIKGGASEIHTTINGIGERAGNTSFEECVVSIDRLLPDYSTNIKINQIYDVSKLVARLTGVYIQPNKAIVGENAFAHESGIHSDGIIKNSATYEPMTPELVGRTRKFVIGKHMGTHGLNSRLQEIGLNVNETQLKQICDDIKELADKGKTVTDVDLQVIADNVLEINHEDRIKLDEITIVSGNKVMPTASVKISIDGEEILNAGVGLGPVDAAINAIKSLDIFKDIELIEYHVDSITGGTDAFIDVIIKLQKADKVVSARGTEADIINASVKAYIAGVNRLLRD